In Vibrio mangrovi, the DNA window GCAATCTAACTTATCAACCATGATCACCGATTGTGAATCCCATGATGCCGAACAAAAAACCGAATATAACCTGAGAATTGACGCTAATGACAGAGCCGGAATTGTCAACGAAATTACTCATCTGCTTGATAGCCAGAGAATCAGAGTCATTGATATGAACTGTCAGCGGATATTTATTTCTGACAGCCATGGAGTCAACTCCAGCCTGTTTACCGCACATATTTCTCTGCGGTTGCCCGAAACACTATTAATTGATGATGTGATTAATGAACTGGAATCTCTTAGTGAAGATACACAGGTGATGATAGATAATTCATCCATCCGTACATCGAATACCACACC includes these proteins:
- a CDS encoding glycine cleavage system protein R codes for the protein MIHMFIVSFIGDAVPADIHKLAAITHENGGQWITSKINYLENRVAALIKIAAPEETEMYIKDAFLSQSNLSTMITDCESHDAEQKTEYNLRIDANDRAGIVNEITHLLDSQRIRVIDMNCQRIFISDSHGVNSSLFTAHISLRLPETLLIDDVINELESLSEDTQVMIDNSSIRTSNTTP